Proteins encoded in a region of the Leifsonia sp. PS1209 genome:
- a CDS encoding replication-associated recombination protein A, translated as MVDVQPGLRTGATPLAVRMRPKSLDEVAGQKHLLRPGSPLVSLASDQSGETGSVSVILWGPPGTGKTTLAQAIAHSSGRRFVELSAVTAGVKDVRLVMDEALSTRDLYGVSTVLFLDEIHRFTKAQQDALLPGVENGWVILVAATTENPSFSVISPLLSRSLLLTLETLSDDDLGTVIDRAVADDRGLGGHYTLDAEARAAIVRLASGDARRALTALEAASVSAASSTPATSKKKPVITAELVAQAVDRALLRYDRNGDEHYDVISAFIKSVRGSDVDASLHYLARMIEAGEDPRFIARRIIILASEDIGLADPQALVVAVAAADAVQLIGMPEGRIPLAQAVVHLATAPKSNAAYMALDAAIADVRAGRIGRVPKHLRDAHYPGAKRLGHGKGYKYPHDDALGVLQQQYLPDELRDATYYAPTEHGNERDVSARLAKLRRIVRGR; from the coding sequence GTGGTCGACGTGCAACCTGGGCTCCGCACCGGAGCGACGCCTCTCGCTGTGCGGATGAGGCCGAAGTCGCTCGACGAGGTGGCCGGGCAGAAGCACCTGCTGCGCCCGGGATCGCCGCTGGTCAGCCTGGCGTCCGACCAGAGCGGGGAGACCGGCTCGGTGTCCGTCATCCTCTGGGGTCCTCCCGGCACGGGCAAGACCACGCTGGCGCAGGCCATCGCACACTCGTCCGGCCGCCGGTTCGTCGAACTGTCCGCGGTGACCGCCGGGGTCAAAGACGTGCGCCTGGTGATGGACGAGGCGCTCTCCACCCGCGACCTCTACGGCGTCTCCACCGTGCTGTTCCTGGACGAGATCCACCGCTTCACCAAGGCGCAGCAGGATGCGCTGCTCCCCGGCGTCGAGAACGGCTGGGTCATCCTCGTGGCGGCCACGACCGAGAACCCGTCGTTCTCCGTCATCTCGCCGCTGCTGTCCCGTTCGCTCCTCCTGACTCTGGAGACTCTCAGCGACGACGACCTCGGCACGGTCATCGACAGGGCCGTCGCCGACGATCGCGGTCTCGGCGGGCACTACACGCTCGACGCGGAGGCGCGGGCGGCGATCGTCCGGCTGGCGTCCGGGGATGCGCGACGCGCGCTCACCGCGCTCGAAGCCGCGTCCGTGAGCGCGGCGTCGTCGACCCCGGCCACGTCGAAGAAGAAGCCGGTGATCACGGCCGAACTCGTCGCCCAGGCGGTCGACAGGGCTCTGCTGCGCTACGACAGGAACGGCGACGAGCACTACGACGTGATCAGCGCATTCATCAAGTCGGTGCGCGGTTCGGACGTCGACGCCTCCCTGCACTACCTCGCGCGCATGATCGAGGCGGGGGAGGACCCGCGCTTCATCGCCAGGCGCATCATCATCCTGGCGTCGGAGGACATCGGCCTGGCAGACCCGCAGGCGCTCGTGGTCGCGGTGGCGGCGGCGGACGCCGTGCAGCTGATCGGGATGCCGGAGGGGCGCATCCCGTTGGCGCAGGCTGTCGTGCACCTGGCGACGGCTCCGAAGTCCAACGCCGCGTACATGGCACTGGATGCGGCGATCGCCGACGTGCGCGCCGGCCGCATCGGGCGCGTGCCCAAGCATCTGCGCGACGCGCACTACCCGGGCGCGAAGCGGCTCGGCCACGGCAAGGGATACAAGTACCCGCACGACGACGCCCTCGGCGTGCTGCAGCAGCAGTACCTCCCCGACGAACTCCGGGATGCGACGTACTACGCACCGACCGAGCACGGCAACGAGCGGGACGTGTCCGCACGGCTGGCGAAGCTGCGCAGGATCGTGCGCGGGCGCTGA
- a CDS encoding peptidylprolyl isomerase, with protein MAPSKQNDREARQARERLRAYQARQTVHEKKVKRRVSDNWIAGVAVLIVVVLAIGTQLLFFAKPGTPTASGSPSPSASSAALTLPPKTLAEDRTWTGTMTINGIPLGVELDGAKAPQAVASTIALTQKKFYDGLTCHRLTNGGFYVLQCGDPKGDGSGGPGYSYGPIENAPKDDKYPAGTIAMARQSNNASSQGSQFFIVYKDTTIGSDSAGGYTVIGKVTSGLDTLISDVADKGTANGQSDGKPAVATKIDSFTVK; from the coding sequence GTGGCACCAAGCAAGCAGAACGACCGCGAAGCCAGGCAGGCACGGGAGCGGTTGCGCGCGTATCAGGCGCGGCAGACCGTCCACGAAAAGAAGGTCAAGCGGCGCGTCAGCGACAACTGGATCGCCGGCGTCGCCGTGCTGATCGTCGTCGTCCTCGCCATCGGAACGCAGCTCCTCTTCTTCGCGAAGCCCGGCACGCCGACCGCCTCCGGCTCCCCGTCGCCGTCCGCGTCCTCCGCCGCCCTCACGCTTCCGCCGAAGACGCTCGCCGAGGACCGCACCTGGACGGGCACGATGACGATCAACGGCATCCCGCTCGGCGTCGAGCTCGACGGCGCGAAGGCACCCCAGGCCGTCGCGTCGACCATCGCGCTCACCCAGAAGAAGTTCTACGACGGCCTCACCTGCCACCGCCTCACCAACGGCGGCTTCTACGTGCTGCAGTGCGGCGACCCGAAGGGCGACGGAAGCGGCGGCCCCGGATACTCGTACGGCCCGATCGAGAACGCGCCGAAGGACGACAAGTACCCGGCGGGCACGATCGCGATGGCCAGGCAGAGCAACAACGCCAGCAGCCAGGGAAGCCAGTTCTTCATCGTCTACAAGGACACGACGATCGGCTCGGACAGCGCGGGCGGATACACCGTGATCGGCAAAGTCACGAGCGGTCTCGACACCCTGATCTCGGACGTCGCCGACAAGGGAACGGCCAACGGACAATCCGACGGAAAGCCGGCGGTCGCCACGAAGATCGACAGCTTCACCGTGAAGTGA
- a CDS encoding DUF349 domain-containing protein, whose product MATTDQQPWGRVDETGTVFVREGESERAVGQYPDGTPEEALAYFERKFTDLAGQVTLLEQRARRGAPASDIAKAVATLRTTIDGANAVGDLASLATRLDALGGTVEELTEQQTAEAKAAVEQAVAERTAIVEEAEALAAEDPARTQWKQTTAALDALFARWQSHQHDGPRIPKNEANELWKRFRAARSTIEHNRKAFFAELDNQHRDVRARKTALIEQAEALIPRGADGVPEYRQLLDQWKLAGRAGKRNDDALWARFKAAGDAIYSAKAEVDARDNVEYEANLQLKLALLDEAEPLLKATNRESARNALVSIQQRWDEIGRVPREQVRPIEDRLRKVEAAVRKLDEEHWEKNNPEKKARSEGLASQLNAAIAKLEQELDDAKASGDARKVKEAQEALDARKIWLDALG is encoded by the coding sequence TTGGCTACAACTGATCAGCAACCGTGGGGTCGTGTCGATGAGACCGGCACCGTCTTCGTCCGCGAGGGTGAGAGCGAGCGGGCCGTCGGCCAGTACCCCGACGGAACTCCCGAGGAGGCGCTCGCGTACTTCGAGCGCAAGTTCACCGACCTCGCCGGTCAGGTGACGCTCCTCGAGCAGCGCGCCCGTCGCGGAGCCCCGGCCTCCGACATCGCCAAGGCCGTCGCGACCCTCCGCACCACCATCGACGGTGCGAACGCCGTCGGAGACCTCGCCTCCCTCGCCACCCGGCTGGATGCGCTCGGCGGCACCGTCGAAGAGCTCACCGAGCAGCAGACCGCAGAGGCCAAGGCCGCTGTCGAGCAGGCCGTCGCGGAGCGCACCGCCATCGTCGAGGAGGCAGAAGCCCTCGCCGCCGAAGATCCGGCCCGTACGCAGTGGAAGCAGACGACGGCAGCACTGGATGCACTGTTCGCCCGCTGGCAGAGCCACCAGCACGACGGTCCCCGCATCCCCAAGAACGAGGCCAACGAGCTGTGGAAGCGGTTCCGCGCCGCCCGCTCCACCATCGAGCACAACCGCAAGGCCTTCTTCGCCGAGCTGGACAACCAGCACCGCGACGTGCGTGCCCGCAAGACGGCGCTCATCGAGCAGGCGGAGGCGCTCATCCCGCGCGGTGCCGACGGCGTGCCGGAGTACCGCCAGCTGCTCGACCAGTGGAAGCTCGCCGGTCGTGCAGGCAAGCGCAACGACGACGCGCTGTGGGCGCGCTTCAAGGCGGCCGGCGACGCCATCTACTCCGCGAAGGCGGAAGTGGATGCGCGCGACAACGTCGAGTACGAAGCCAACCTCCAGCTCAAGCTGGCCCTCCTCGACGAGGCGGAGCCGCTGCTGAAGGCCACGAACCGCGAGTCCGCCCGCAACGCACTGGTCTCCATCCAGCAGCGCTGGGACGAGATCGGCCGCGTGCCGCGCGAGCAGGTGCGTCCGATCGAAGACCGTCTGCGCAAGGTCGAGGCCGCCGTCCGCAAGCTGGACGAAGAGCACTGGGAGAAGAACAACCCGGAGAAGAAGGCCCGCTCCGAGGGTCTGGCGAGCCAGCTCAACGCCGCCATCGCCAAGCTCGAGCAGGAGCTCGACGACGCGAAGGCGAGCGGCGACGCACGCAAGGTGAAGGAAGCGCAGGAGGCGCTCGACGCCAGGAAGATCTGGCTCGACGCCCTCGGCTAA
- the rpsD gene encoding 30S ribosomal protein S4 yields MSTKSRTRSKTRLSRSLGIALTPKAAKYLEKRPYAPGEHGRTKRKADSDYAVRLREKQRLRAQYGIREKQLKIAFEEARRTQGLTGENLVELLEMRLDSLVLRAGFARTTAQARQFVVHRHILVDGQIVDRPSFRVKPGQLIHVKARSEGTEQFQVAAAGGHVDVLPKTPGYLEVELDKLQARLVRRPKRAEVPVTCEVQLVVEYYAAR; encoded by the coding sequence GTGTCTACCAAGTCACGTACCCGTAGCAAGACCCGCCTCTCGCGGTCGCTGGGCATCGCCCTGACCCCGAAGGCAGCGAAGTACCTCGAGAAGCGCCCGTACGCCCCCGGCGAGCACGGCCGCACCAAGCGCAAGGCCGACTCGGACTACGCCGTTCGTCTGCGCGAGAAGCAGCGTCTGCGCGCCCAGTACGGCATCCGCGAGAAGCAGCTGAAGATCGCGTTCGAAGAGGCTCGTCGCACGCAGGGCCTGACCGGTGAGAACCTGGTCGAGCTGCTCGAGATGCGTCTCGACTCCCTCGTGCTCCGTGCAGGCTTCGCCCGCACGACCGCACAGGCGCGTCAGTTCGTGGTGCACCGCCACATCCTCGTCGACGGCCAGATCGTCGACCGTCCCTCGTTCCGCGTGAAGCCGGGTCAGCTGATCCACGTCAAGGCTCGCTCGGAGGGCACGGAGCAGTTCCAGGTCGCAGCGGCCGGCGGACACGTCGACGTCCTGCCGAAGACCCCTGGCTACCTCGAGGTCGAGCTCGACAAGCTGCAGGCGCGCCTCGTGCGTCGCCCGAAGCGCGCCGAGGTCCCGGTGACGTGTGAAGTCCAGCTCGTCGTCGAGTACTACGCGGCTCGCTAA